The Cellulophaga lytica DSM 7489 nucleotide sequence TTTTGCATTCTACTTTATATAAATCTGCCAACTTGTTCATCATTGGTGTAGAAACAATAGTAGAACCAATAAACTCATCTCCAGTAAACCCTTTTTGTTTGCGTTGTTCTAAAAGAAATTTAGTCATTAAAACCATAGTTTGGTTTCCGTTTAGCAGTTCTAGTTTACCTTCTAAATTACGAACAGCAATACCTAGTCTGTCACAATCTGGATCTGTACCAATAACCATATCAGCACCAATTTCCTCAGCTTTTTTTATGGCCATAGACAATGCTTCTGGTTCTTCTGGGTTAGGAGAAACAACCGTAGGAAAATCACCATCTGGTTTAGCTTGCTCTTCAATAATGGTTACATTTTTATAACCAGCACGCTTTAAAACTTCTGGCACAGCAGTTATAGACGTACCGTGTAAAGAAGTGAAAACAATTTTAAAGTTGTCCTTATCTTTTGCATTAAAACTACCATTTTTTACAGATGCACTTAAAAAAGCTTCATCTACTTCTGTGTCAATTAACTCAATTTTAGTTTCATTAGCATTAAAGTTAATTTCACTAAAATCTAACTTATTTATTTCTGCAATAATTTCTTTATCTTGTGGAGGTACAATTTGTCCGCCATCTGTCCAGTATACTTTGTAACCGTTATATTCTGGCGGATTATGAGAAGCTGTTAGCACAATACCAACGTGGCAGTTTAAATGTTTAACAGCAAAAGATAAAGCAGGAGTGGTTCTTAATTCAGAAAATAAATAGACTTGTATATCATTTGCAGAAAATACCTCTGCAACGGTTTTGGCAAGTGTATCACTATTGTGTCTACAATCGTAAGCTATAACAACTTTTAAATCTTCATTAGGGTATACTTTTTTTAAATAGTTGCTTATACCTTGTGTGTTTTTCCCTAATGTGTATTTGTTAATACGGTTAGTACCAACTCCCATTACGCCTCGCATACCACCAGTACCAAACTCTAGGTTTTTATAAAAACTATCGTTTAATTCTTCTGTGTTGTTATTTATTAAATGCTCTACTTTTGTTTTAGTATCTGAATCAAAAGTAGCCGTTAGCCAAGTTTTTGCTGTGTCTAAAATAGAACTCATTTTTAATGGTTTTAAGTGGTAAAATATATTTTAGTTGATATTTAATTTTTCAGAAATAGAATATCTTGTTTCATTTTTTTTAGATCGTACAATTATTTCTCCTATAAAGCCGGCTAAAAATAACTGACTACCCATAACCATAGCGGTTAAGGCAATGTAAAATTGTGGTCGTTCTGTAATTAATCTGCCAAATCTATTAAGAAAAAGTTTATCTATACCTAAATAAAGTGCAAATCCAAACCCAATAATAAACATTAGAGCGCCTAAAGCACCAAACAAGTGCATTGGTCTTTTTCCAAATTTAGATAAAAACCAAATAGTAATTAAATCTAAAAAACCATTTATAAAACGTTCCATACCAAATTTAGTACTTCCGTATTTACGTGCTTGGTGTTGCACAACTTTTTCATCAATTTTAGTAAAACCTGCATTTTTAGCAAGTACAGGAATATAACGATGCATTTCTCCAGAAACTTCTATGTTTTTAACTACCTCTTTTTTATAGGCTTTTAATCCACAATTAAAATCGTGCAGTTTAACACCAGATGTTTTTTGTGCTGCCCAGTTAAATAATTTAGAGGGTAAGTTTTTAGCAATTACAGAGTCGTAACGCTTTTTTTTCCAACCAGAGATAAGATCAAAACCATCTTTAACAATAAGGTTGTAAAGTTCAGGAATTTCTTCTGGATTGTCTTGCAAATCAGCATCCATAGTAATTATAACATCACCTTTTACAGCTTTAAAACCTGCATGTAATGCTTGTGATTTACCAAAGTTTTTTAAAAAACGTATGCCTTTTACATTAGTATTTGCAGCAGAAAGTTCTGAAATAATCTTCCAAGAATTGTCTGTACTACCATCGTCTATAAAAAGTATTTCATATAAAAAATGATTGGATTGCATTACGGATACAATCCAATCATGTAGTTCTTTTAAAGATTCTTCCTCGTTTAAAAGAGGAATAACAATAGATAAATTCATAAGGTACTCTTGAAAATATATTCAAAAGTACAAATTCCTAAATTGTTTCTTGCTTTTTTATTAAGAATGCAGGAATTAATGAAAGTAGAAACCCTGCAACTATACTATAAAGAAGACCAAATAAGATCTGCATTACAGGGGTTTGAAAAGGTTTAGACATTTCTATATTAGCTTCTATTTGTTCCATAGATAAACCAGATTCTAAAAGCATTCCTTTTTGATATTCAGTTGCTTTAGCCATAAAATCAGGGTCTATTACACCTGCAAGTATTTGGTTAAATATTACGCCTATTATGCCACCTATTAAGCTAATACCTACACCTACTTTTAAAGCTTGACCTACAGATATGAATCCTCCGTTATCTTTTTTAAATTGTACCATACCTATTATGATAAAAGCTAAAGACAATAGAACACTAATTAAAAATACCATTGCGCCTCCTTGGTAATGCATATCTAGTGAAAATAACATTAGTACAAAGGCAATACTAATACCGCCTAGCATTAAACCATATTTTAAAGCATATTTCCCTGTTTTTGGTGTATTCTCTTCCATTTTAATTTTTGTTTTTTGGTTGTTATATTATAAGTATTCATTTTATTAATTTTGTTACAGAAAAAAACGAGTTATTTTTTTATTATTTTTTTTACTTTAATATTGTGGTTTTCATAAAAAAGCGTATTTTTGCACCGCTAAATTTATTTAGAAGAATTAAAGTTTTAAAAAATGAGAAAAGGTATACACCCAGAGAATTATAGATTAGTAGCGTTTAAAGATATGTCTAACGATGAAGTATTTTTAACTAAATCTACAGCAAATACAAAAGAAACATTAGAGGTTGATGGTGTTGAATACCCATTAGTAAAATTAGAAATCTCTAGAACATCACACCCATTTTACACAGGTAAAGCTAAATTAGTAGATACTGCTGGGCGTATTGATAAATTTAAGAACAAATACAAGAAATTTTCAAAGTAATAATTTCTTTACAATAATATTTAAAAAGTCACTTTTCAATTAGTTTTGAAACGTGACTTTTTTAGTTTAATACAAAATACTTTAGTCTTATGAATTATATTTTATTTGATGGTGCTGCAAGAACAGCTTTGTTGCCTTTTACTTATACTAGACCTGTTGCAGAAATTAGAATAGGAATACTTACTATTAGAGAAAAATGGGAAAAGTTTTTAGGGAGCACTACAAGTACAATAACAGAAGACTATTTAAGTGATAAGTTTCCAATGGTAGAGTTAGAGGAAAATGTAATGATTAATTCTTCATACTTGCCAAACTCTAGTTTGGTTGCTTTAATAGAAAACTTAAAAGAAAACCAAGTCATATATCATAAAGATAATATTGTTGCTTTTTTTGCAAAAGAAGCGCAGGAAGAAGTAGATTTTAATTCTTATGAAGAAATCTTTTTTGAGGAAGACGTACTAACTGTTGAAAAAACTTGGGATATCTTTTCTAAAAATGAAGCTGCTTTACAAGCAGATTTTGATTTGGTAACTGCTGGCAGAAAAAGTGCTGCAATATCTAAAACTAATACACTTATAAACCCCGATAATATTTTTATTGAAGAAGGTGCAAAAGTGGAGTATTGTATGCTAAATGCAACAAAAGGACCTATTTACGTAGGTAAAGATGCTGAAATTTGGGAAGGCGCTATGGTACGTGGTCCGTTGGCATTGTGCAACAATGCAGTAATAAAAATGGGAGCTAAAATATACGGAGCAACAACTATTGGGCCTTACGGTAAAGTTTGTGGTGAGGTTAGTAACTCTGTTATTTTTGGCTACTCTAGTAAAGGTCATGAGGGGTATTTAGGAAACTCTGTTTTGGGAGAATGGTGTAATATTGGTGCAGATTCTAACAACTCTAACTTAAAAAATAATTATGCTAAGGTTAGACTTTGGAATTATGATAGCGAAAGCTTTGAGCAAACTGGCTTACAGTTTTGTGGCTTAATGATGGGTGACCACAGTAAAAGTGCTATAAATACAATGTTTAATACAGGTACAGTAGTTGGTGTAAATGTAAATATTTATGTGCCTGGTTTCCCTAGAAATTTTGTTCCTAGTTTTAGTTGGGGTGGTGCATCTGGTTTTACAACATACGGTACTAAAAAAGCTTTTGAAACTGCTAAAATTATGATGGCAAGGCGTAATGTTGAGTTTACTGCAGAAGATGAAGCTATCTTGACTCACGTTTTTGAAGAAACAAAAAAATGGAGAAAAGATTAAAAAATAATTAAGAACCATTAATACTTTAAGTTAAATCTAATAAGTTTTTGTATTTTTCCATTTAATTTTTTAATCTATAGTAGCATTAAAATTAAATGAAAAAACTTACCCTAATTCGTCACGGAAAATCCTCTTGGAATTACGATGTTTCAGACAGAGATAGGCCTCTGTTAGAACGTGGTATTAATGATGCTTATTTGGTTGCTAGCGCACTAAAAGAGCCGGTTATAGATGCTGTCTTTTCTAGTCCGGCTAATAGAGCTTTGCATACATGTAATATCTTTTTAAGAGTTTTAAATATACCTTCTAACGAGCTACGCATTTATGACGAGCTTTATGATTTTTCTGGAGAGCACGTTATCAAGTTTATAAAATCATTAGATAATAAATTGCAAAACGTTGTAATTTTTGGTCACAACCACGCTTTAACACACATTGTAAATATGTATGGTGATAAAGTAATAGATAATGTGCCTACGTCTGGATTGGTCGAGTTAAGTTTTAATATTTTAGATTGGAATGCTATTGCCAAAGGTAGTACGCAGAATGTAATATTTCCTAAACAGTTAAAGAATGATTAAGTCAAAAAATCAATACATAAATAGAGAAATTAGTTGGTTAAGCTTTAATGCACGTGTACTGCAAGAAAGCGCAGATACTAAAGTGCCTTTAATAGAAAGATTACGTTTTTTAGGTATATTCTCTAATAATTTAGATGAATTTTTTAAAGTACGTTATGCAACTGTAAAGCGTATTGTAGATGCTGGTAAAACAGGTAAAAGTGTTTTGGGAGGAGAAAAAGCAAAAGATTTATTAGAAGAAATTACCAAAATCGTAATTAAGCAGCAAACTAAAAGTTTAAAAATTCTTGGTGATATTGAAAAAGAATTAGAATCAGAAAACATATTTATCATTAACGAAAAAGAAGTTAGTAAAAGTCAGGCCGCTTTTATTAAGACTTACTTTATGGAAAAAGTTAGTCCGCGTTTAATGACTATTGTTTTAAATGATTTAAGAGAATTTCCTTTATTAAAAGATACTGCGGCTTATTTGGCCGTTAAAATGGTATTAACCAGTTTGGATGGTGCAGAAGAGGTGCCAGAAAATAAATACGCTTTAATAGAAATACCAAAAGATATAGACCGCTTTGTGGTGCTACCTAAAGAAGGTGATAAAAACTACATCATTATTTTAGATGATTTAATTAGATATTCTTTACGTCATATTTTTAATATGTTTACTTATGAGTCTATATCTGCACATATGATTAAAATAACTAGAGATGCAGAGCTAGATATAGATAACGATTTAAGTAAAAGTTTTATTGAAAAAATATCTTCAAGTGTAGAGCATCGTAAAATTAGTGATCCTGTGCGTTTTGTTTACGATAAAAGGATAGCAAAAGATACGTTGTCTTTTTTAATGGAGAAAATGGGGATTGAAGAAACTGATAGTATTATTCCTGGTGGTATTTACCATAATCGTAGGGATTATATGAAGTTTCCTAGTTTAGGACGTAAAGATCTTATGTATGATAAAATAACACCTTTATTAGTTAAGGATTTTAATTTTGAAGGCAGCATATTAGAGCAAATTGCAGAGAAAGATCATTTGCAGTATACTCCTTATCATACTTTCTCTTACATTACTAAATTTTTAAGAGAAGCAGCTTTAGATCCGCAAGTGAGAACTATAAAATTAACAGTTTATAGGCTTGCTAGTAACTCTCAGGTAGTATCTTCATTAATTAACGCTGTTAAAAATGGTAAGCAGGTAACGGTCCAGATAGAGTTGCAAGCCAGGTTTGATGAGCAAGCAAACATACAATATGCAGAACTTTTACAGGCAGAAGGAGTTAAACTTATTTTTGGTGTACCGGGCTTAAAAGTACACAGTAAAATATGTTTAATAGAAAGAGAAGAGAATGAAAAGTTAAAACGCTATGGCTTTATAAGTACCGGTAATTTTAATGAGTCTACGGCTAAAATTTATACAGATTATACACTTTTTACGGCGCATTCGTCAATATTAAAAGAATTAAACAAAGTTTTTGATTTTTTTGAAACTACCTATAAAATTAATAAGTACAAACACTTAATAGTTTCTCCTCATTATACAAAAAATGCTTTTAAAGCGTTAATAGATCAAGAGATTGAAAACGCTAAAGCAGGTAAAGAAGCCTACATAAAACTTAAGATGAACAGCCTAACGTCTTATAAAATGGTAGACAAATTGTATGAGGCTAGTAATGCAGGTGTAAAAATACAGCTAATTATTAGAGGTGTTTGTTGTTTAATTCCTGGAGTAAAAGGAATGAGTGAGAATATTGAAGCCATAAGTGTTGTAGATAAGTTTTTAGAGCATACTAGGTTATTTGTATTTGGTAATAATGGTAATCCTAAAGTTTATATTTCGTCTGCAGATTGGATGACACGTAACCTTGACTTTAGAGTAGAGGTTGGTTGCCCTATTTATGATGAAGACATAAAAAAAGAATTACTAGATACGTTTGATATTTCTTGGAATGATAATTTAAAAGCTCGTATTTTTTCAGAAAAGCAAGATAATGCATACCGTAAAAATGATGCGCCTGAGTTACGATCTCAGTTTGAATTATATAATTATTACAAGAATAAATTAAGTAAATAGATTTTTTATTTTGAAGATTTTTAAGCTTGCAGCAATAGATATTGGCTCTAATGCCATAAGGCTGCTTATACATAATATTATAGAAGCTAAAGACAAGAAAACCGAATTTAGGAAAAGTTCTTTGGTTAGGGTTCCTATACGTTTAGGTGAAGATTCATTTACTGTTGGTGAAATATCTGACCGTAATGTTGAGCGTATGATAGATGCTATGAAGGCTTTTAAATTATTAATGAATGTTAATGGAGTAGAAAGTTATATGGCTTGTGCAACTTCTGCAATTAGAGAAGCTAATAATGGGTATGAGGTTATTGAAAAAATACGAGAAGAAGCTGGTGTTAATATAGAGGTTATAGATGGCAAAAAAGAAGCTGCTATTATAGCTTCTACAGATTTAAAAGAACTTATTAATAATGACCAAGCATATTTATATATAGATGTTGGTGGTGGTAGTACGGAGTTTACTGTTTTTTCTGAAGGAAAATTAATAGCATCAAAATCTTTTAAAATAGGTACTGTTAGGTTACTTAATGATATGGTTGGAGCAAAAGTATGGAGTCAACTTGAAGAATGGATAAAATTGTATACTAAGGATTTGTCTAAGGTGTCTATAATAGGTTCTGGTGGTAATATAAATAAGCTACATAAAATGTCTGGCCGAAAAATAGGAGAACCTTTATCTTATATTTGGCTTAATGCTCAGTATCATTTTTTAGAGAGTATGTCTTATGAAGATAGGGTTTCTGAATTGGGTTTAAATCAAGATAGGGCAGATGTAATTATACCAGCCACACGTGTATTTTTATCATCAGCAAAGTGGTCTGGAGCTAAAAAAATACATGTGCCTAAAATAGGCCTTTCAGATGGTATGATTAAAACTTTGTATCAGAAAAACAAAGACTCTATCTAATGTTTATCCGTGTACGTTACCAGTTGCTCCTAAGTTTTTCATTAGGGTAGCTTCATACTCAAGCAAATCTTGCCATTTTTGGTCTACTTCATCACGGTCTCCATATTGTCTAGCAAAATTTAAAAACATAGTATAATGTCCGGCTTCGCTTACCATTAATTTTCGGTAAAACTCAGCAAGCTCTTTATCGGCTAATTCTTCAGAGAGTAGCCTAAAACGCTCACAGCTACGAGCTTCAATTAATGCAGCATATAAAAGTCTGTGTACTAATTGTGTGGTTCTACTACCTCCTTTAGGAAAAAACTTTAATAAATCTACTACATATTTGTCTTTACGGTCTCTGCCTAATGTTTTACCACGAGCAATAATTCTATCATGAACCATTTTAAAATGCCCCATTTCTTCTCTA carries:
- a CDS encoding phospho-sugar mutase; this encodes MSSILDTAKTWLTATFDSDTKTKVEHLINNNTEELNDSFYKNLEFGTGGMRGVMGVGTNRINKYTLGKNTQGISNYLKKVYPNEDLKVVIAYDCRHNSDTLAKTVAEVFSANDIQVYLFSELRTTPALSFAVKHLNCHVGIVLTASHNPPEYNGYKVYWTDGGQIVPPQDKEIIAEINKLDFSEINFNANETKIELIDTEVDEAFLSASVKNGSFNAKDKDNFKIVFTSLHGTSITAVPEVLKRAGYKNVTIIEEQAKPDGDFPTVVSPNPEEPEALSMAIKKAEEIGADMVIGTDPDCDRLGIAVRNLEGKLELLNGNQTMVLMTKFLLEQRKQKGFTGDEFIGSTIVSTPMMNKLADLYKVECKTALTGFKWIAKMIKDAPNQYFVGGGEESFGFMVGDFVRDKDAVTSTLLACEIGANAKANGSSFYQDLIATYVDCGFYKEKLVSLTKKGASGAEEIKQMMVDFKDNPVTTIDGSKVEWIEDYNTSTAKNVITGEEKEINIPKSNVLIYIAEDGTKMAARPSGTEPKIKFYFSVNTNLEKAEDFSVANKQLEEKINRILKELNLN
- a CDS encoding glycosyltransferase family 2 protein, with the translated sequence MNLSIVIPLLNEEESLKELHDWIVSVMQSNHFLYEILFIDDGSTDNSWKIISELSAANTNVKGIRFLKNFGKSQALHAGFKAVKGDVIITMDADLQDNPEEIPELYNLIVKDGFDLISGWKKKRYDSVIAKNLPSKLFNWAAQKTSGVKLHDFNCGLKAYKKEVVKNIEVSGEMHRYIPVLAKNAGFTKIDEKVVQHQARKYGSTKFGMERFINGFLDLITIWFLSKFGKRPMHLFGALGALMFIIGFGFALYLGIDKLFLNRFGRLITERPQFYIALTAMVMGSQLFLAGFIGEIIVRSKKNETRYSISEKLNIN
- a CDS encoding DUF4199 domain-containing protein, which encodes MEENTPKTGKYALKYGLMLGGISIAFVLMLFSLDMHYQGGAMVFLISVLLSLAFIIIGMVQFKKDNGGFISVGQALKVGVGISLIGGIIGVIFNQILAGVIDPDFMAKATEYQKGMLLESGLSMEQIEANIEMSKPFQTPVMQILFGLLYSIVAGFLLSLIPAFLIKKQETI
- a CDS encoding type B 50S ribosomal protein L31; protein product: MRKGIHPENYRLVAFKDMSNDEVFLTKSTANTKETLEVDGVEYPLVKLEISRTSHPFYTGKAKLVDTAGRIDKFKNKYKKFSK
- a CDS encoding GlmU family protein is translated as MNYILFDGAARTALLPFTYTRPVAEIRIGILTIREKWEKFLGSTTSTITEDYLSDKFPMVELEENVMINSSYLPNSSLVALIENLKENQVIYHKDNIVAFFAKEAQEEVDFNSYEEIFFEEDVLTVEKTWDIFSKNEAALQADFDLVTAGRKSAAISKTNTLINPDNIFIEEGAKVEYCMLNATKGPIYVGKDAEIWEGAMVRGPLALCNNAVIKMGAKIYGATTIGPYGKVCGEVSNSVIFGYSSKGHEGYLGNSVLGEWCNIGADSNNSNLKNNYAKVRLWNYDSESFEQTGLQFCGLMMGDHSKSAINTMFNTGTVVGVNVNIYVPGFPRNFVPSFSWGGASGFTTYGTKKAFETAKIMMARRNVEFTAEDEAILTHVFEETKKWRKD
- a CDS encoding SixA phosphatase family protein, which encodes MKKLTLIRHGKSSWNYDVSDRDRPLLERGINDAYLVASALKEPVIDAVFSSPANRALHTCNIFLRVLNIPSNELRIYDELYDFSGEHVIKFIKSLDNKLQNVVIFGHNHALTHIVNMYGDKVIDNVPTSGLVELSFNILDWNAIAKGSTQNVIFPKQLKND
- the ppk1 gene encoding polyphosphate kinase 1, with the protein product MIKSKNQYINREISWLSFNARVLQESADTKVPLIERLRFLGIFSNNLDEFFKVRYATVKRIVDAGKTGKSVLGGEKAKDLLEEITKIVIKQQTKSLKILGDIEKELESENIFIINEKEVSKSQAAFIKTYFMEKVSPRLMTIVLNDLREFPLLKDTAAYLAVKMVLTSLDGAEEVPENKYALIEIPKDIDRFVVLPKEGDKNYIIILDDLIRYSLRHIFNMFTYESISAHMIKITRDAELDIDNDLSKSFIEKISSSVEHRKISDPVRFVYDKRIAKDTLSFLMEKMGIEETDSIIPGGIYHNRRDYMKFPSLGRKDLMYDKITPLLVKDFNFEGSILEQIAEKDHLQYTPYHTFSYITKFLREAALDPQVRTIKLTVYRLASNSQVVSSLINAVKNGKQVTVQIELQARFDEQANIQYAELLQAEGVKLIFGVPGLKVHSKICLIEREENEKLKRYGFISTGNFNESTAKIYTDYTLFTAHSSILKELNKVFDFFETTYKINKYKHLIVSPHYTKNAFKALIDQEIENAKAGKEAYIKLKMNSLTSYKMVDKLYEASNAGVKIQLIIRGVCCLIPGVKGMSENIEAISVVDKFLEHTRLFVFGNNGNPKVYISSADWMTRNLDFRVEVGCPIYDEDIKKELLDTFDISWNDNLKARIFSEKQDNAYRKNDAPELRSQFELYNYYKNKLSK
- a CDS encoding Ppx/GppA phosphatase family protein — its product is MKIFKLAAIDIGSNAIRLLIHNIIEAKDKKTEFRKSSLVRVPIRLGEDSFTVGEISDRNVERMIDAMKAFKLLMNVNGVESYMACATSAIREANNGYEVIEKIREEAGVNIEVIDGKKEAAIIASTDLKELINNDQAYLYIDVGGGSTEFTVFSEGKLIASKSFKIGTVRLLNDMVGAKVWSQLEEWIKLYTKDLSKVSIIGSGGNINKLHKMSGRKIGEPLSYIWLNAQYHFLESMSYEDRVSELGLNQDRADVIIPATRVFLSSAKWSGAKKIHVPKIGLSDGMIKTLYQKNKDSI
- a CDS encoding tRNA-(ms[2]io[6]A)-hydroxylase, whose translation is MLGLKLPTDPRWVNIVEKNIDDILTDHAFCEQKAAATAISLIVSFPEYTELVQEMVALTREEMGHFKMVHDRIIARGKTLGRDRKDKYVVDLLKFFPKGGSRTTQLVHRLLYAALIEARSCERFRLLSEELADKELAEFYRKLMVSEAGHYTMFLNFARQYGDRDEVDQKWQDLLEYEATLMKNLGATGNVHG